The following are encoded together in the Bactrocera neohumeralis isolate Rockhampton chromosome 6, APGP_CSIRO_Bneo_wtdbg2-racon-allhic-juicebox.fasta_v2, whole genome shotgun sequence genome:
- the LOC126762366 gene encoding ER membrane protein complex subunit 8/9 homolog: MTDYQFNERAYAKIIFHAAKYPHLAVNGVLLSEKSPKGNTVQIVDAIPLFHQCLYVTPMAEIALTQVDAFAERENLIVAGYYVAPENLYDSSVEKAPAAKIGEKILETNKNACFVVVDNKLMRLNHTQAALKVFSSSGESARWSKASYTLAQQKITLQTVSELLQRGAMREVVDFDNHLDNPANDWTNQHYNRDLKQLMAMY, encoded by the exons ATGACTGACTATCAATTCAATGAACGTGCTTAtgccaaaataattttccatgcTGCCAAATATCCGCACTTGGCCGTTAATGGAGTTCTATTAAGTGAGAAGTCACCGAAAGGCAACACAGTGCAAATAGTTGACGCGATACCACTATTCCATCAATGTCTCTATGTTACACCAATGGCAGAGATTGCGCTTACACAG GTTGACGCATTCGCCGAGCGCGAAAATTTGATTGTAGCCGGCTACTATGTAGCTCCAGAGAACTTGTATGACAGCAGCGTGGAAAAGGCACCCGCGGCGAAAATCGgtgaaaaaattcttgaaactAACAAAAATGCTTGCTTCGTAGTAGTAGACAATAAGTTAATGCGCTTGAATCATACACAAGCAGCATTAAAAGTATTTAGTAGTAGCGGAGAGTCTGCACGATGGTCAAAAGCTAGCTACACACTCGCTCAGCAGAAAATAACACTACAAACTGTATCAGAGTTGTTACAGCGTGGAGCTATGCGTGAAGTGGTGGACTTCGATAATCATTTAGATAATCCAGCGAACGATTGGACGAATCAACACTATAACCGGGACTTGAAGCAGCTTATGGCCATGTACTAG
- the LOC126762315 gene encoding chitin deacetylase 1 isoform X2: MARVLPIFSIFLLCCALATCQDSRDKLEGVDVEEVCADRPADEYFRLDTDGDCREVYRCTKSGLKEIQCPSGLAFDILKQTCDWKAKVTNCDEKEKPRKVKPILKTDEPICPEGKLSCGDGECLDKELFCNGKPDCKDESDENACSVDDDPNRAPECDPTQCALPDCFCSADGTRIPGAIEPTQVPQMITITFNGAVNVDNIDLYEDIFNGQRQNPNGCSIKGTFFVSHKYTNYSAVQDLHRRGHEISVFSLTHKDDPNYWSSGSYDDWLAEMAGARLIIERFANITDGSIIGMRAPYLRVGGNKQFEMMADQFFVYDASITASLGRVPIWPYTLYFRMPHKCNGNAHNCPSRSHPVWEMVMNELDRRDDPTFDESLPGCHMVDSCSNVASGDQFARLLRHNFNRHYNSNRAPLGLHFHASWLKSKKEYRDELIKFIEEMLTRNDVFFVTNLQVIQWMQNPTELNSLRDFQEWKEKCDVKGQPYCSLPNACPLTTRELPGETLRLFTCMECPNNYPWILDPTGDGFSV, encoded by the exons ATGGCGCGTGTGTTGCCAATTTTCTCTATATTTTTGCTGTGCTGTGCGCTGG CAACATGTCAAGATTCCAGAGACAAACTCGAAGGCGTTGATGTTGAAGAGGTGTGCGCCGACAGACCCGCCGACGAGTACTTCCGTCTAGATACCGACGGCGACTGTCGTGAAGTTTACAG ATGTACAAAATCGGGTTTGAAAGAAATTCAGTGCCCCTCCGGTTTGGCCTtcgatattttaaaacaaacctGTGACTGGAAAGCAAAAGTAACTAACTGCGATGAAAAAGAGA AACCACGTAAGGTTAAGCCCATATTGAAGACTGATGAGCCCATCTGCCCGGAGGGTAAACTATCCTGCGGTGATGGTGAGTGTCTTGACAAGGAACTGTTCTGTAACGGCAAGCCTGACTGCAAAGATGAGTCCGACGAGAACGCCTGCT CCGTGGATGACGATCCAAATCGCGCACCCGAGTGCGACCCCACACAATGCGCCTTGCCCGATTGTTTCTGCTCGGCTGATGGTACGCGCATACCTGGCGCCATAGAGCCCACACAGGTGCCACAGATGATAACCATCACCTTCAACGGTGCTGTCAATGTGGATAATATCGATTTGTACGAAGACATCTTCAATGGTCAACGTCAGAATCCAAATGGCTGCTCGATCAAGGGTACCTTCTTCGTTTCACACAAATATACCAATTATTCCGCTGTGCAAGATTTGCACCGTCGCGGTCACGAGATCTCGGTCTTCTCATTGACACACAAAGATGATCCAAACTACTGGAGCAGCGGTTCGTACGATGATTGGCTCGCCGAAATGGCTGGCGCTCGTTTGATTATCGAACGTTTTGCGAATATTACTGATGGTTCGATTATTGGTATGCGTGCCCCTTACTTGCGTGTCGGTGgcaacaaacaatttgaaatgaTGGCTGATCAATTCTTCGTGTATGATGCCTCAATCACCGCCTCGTTGGGACGTGTGCCCATCTGGCCTTACACACTGTACTTCCGCATGCCACACAAATGTAACGGTAACGCACATAACTGCCCATCGCGTAGCCACCCTGTGTGGGAAATGGTCATGAACGAATTGGATCGTCGTGATGACCCGACCTTCGACGAGTCGCTGCCCGGTTGCCACATGGTGGACTCGTGCTCAAACGTCGCCTCCGGCGATCAATTCGCACGTCTATTGCGTCACAATTTCAACCGTCACTACAATAGCAACCGTGCTCCATTAGGTCTGCACTTCCATGCTTCGTGGCTTAAGTCTAAGAAGGAGTACCGTGATGAGCTTATCAAATTCATCGAAGAGATGCTGACACGTAATGACGTATTCTTCGTTACCAATCTGCAAGTTATCCAATGGATGCAGAATCCAACTGAACTCAATTCACTGCGTGATTTCCAGGAATGGAAAGAGAAGTGTGATGTTAAGGGTCAACCCTACTGTTCGTTGCCCAACGCGTGTCCACTGACGACGAGAGAGCTGCCTGGAGAGACTCTGCGTCTCTTCACCTGTATGGAGTGCCCCAATAACTATCCATGGATCTTGGATCCCACAGGCGATGGTTTCTCAGTTTAA
- the LOC126762344 gene encoding guanine nucleotide-binding protein subunit beta-2, with amino-acid sequence MPKIDPETQKLHDEINGMIQKFKDDQKAKADCTWQEKCGDMGDVPKLRLSSKKILKGHINKVNSVHFAGDSRHCVTGSLDGKLIIWDTWTANKVQVIPLRSAWVMTVAFSPSGNFVACGGMDNQCTVYDVNNRDASGVAKMTRELLGYEGFLSSCRFLDDGHLITGSGDMKICHWDLEKGVKTMDFNGHAGDIAGLSLSPDMKTYITGSVDKTAKLWDVREDTYKQMFFGHEMDVNSVCYHPSGFGFASCSEDQTARLYDIRSDQQIAQYEPPQKNTGFTSCALSTSGRYLMCSGIEGNIHAWDTVKVSHNAMLQGHENRITCIGLSPNGMCLASTSWDQQVRLWL; translated from the exons atgcctaaaattgatCCTGAAACTCAAAAACTTCACGATGAGATTAATGGAATGATTCAAAAGTTCAAG GACGATCAAAAGGCCAAAGCTGACTGTACATGGCAGGAAAAATGTGGCGATATGGGTGATGTACCTAAATTACGACTCAGTTCGAAGAAGATTCTGAAGGGTCACATAAACAAAGTCAACTCGGTGCACTTTGCTGGCGATTCTAGACACTGTGTCACTGGTTCATTGGATGGAAAACTAATTATATGGGATACGTGGACGGCAAACAAAGTTCAG GTTATTCCTCTGCGTTCGGCATGGGTTATGACAGTCGCTTTTTCTCCATCGGGCAACTTTGTCGCTTGTGGTGGTATGGATAATCAGTGCACAGTTTATGACGTAAATAATCGAGATGCTTCGGGCGTCGCCAAAATGACACGAGAACTTTTGGGTTACGAGGGTTTTTTGAGTTCATGTCGATTCTTAGATGACGGACATTTAATAACGGGCTCGGGTGATatgaaaat TTGTCATTGGGACTTGGAGAAGGGTGTGAAAACAATGGATTTCAACGGGCATGCTGGTGATATTGCTGGTTTAAGTCTTTCGCCCGACATGAAGACGTATATAACAGGTTCAGTAGATAAGACAGCCAAACTGTGGGATGTACGTGAAGATACATACAAGCAGATGTTCTTCGGTCACGAAATGGACGTAAATTCTGTTTGc tATCATCCTAGTGGTTTTGGGTTCGCCTCTTGCTCTGAGGACCAAACAGCGCGTCTTTACGATATACGATCTGATCAGCAAATAGCTCAATACGAGCCACCGCAGAAAAACACAGGCTTCACTTCGTGCG CTCTATCAACCAGTGGTCGCTATTTGATGTGTTCTGGAATTGAGGGAAATATTCATGCTTGGGATACAGTTAAAGTTTCACACAATG CAATGCTACAAGGCCATGAAAATCGCATCACATGCATTGGCCTCTCACCAAATGGAATGTGCCTTGCATCTACTAGCTGGGATCAGCAAGTGCGcctttggctttaa
- the LOC126762287 gene encoding uncharacterized protein LOC126762287, with amino-acid sequence MATLTLTETGSTTTMHMQAHQDGHSPTLEEQANQLNEQQQQLINIDNMGSINHGLNEDVVSIPKEVMLISLVSQEQALYNPKHEFYRNTHRKDSKWLEIADNVGWTEAQCKSKWKAMRDQYCRELKRSKFNIKANVKWKYFKELEFLRPFALSRNYRPRATNKNENLTGSNGKNTCNKLPSIKMEHGQFSASDFTADNILSAEDKLDSTTSGLLNSLSDEQLHSVMQQHSGSWNYLTTTTTTSDVHTLEGNEHSPNELDDTNLLQHTHPSSEADDMLCALVESVPSTSVQMQQTQSHNEEEDDDPIHTFLNIESFFEKDLINMIQQEDIIYNNFHPNYRNAKMKLEVWDEIARKLKKPVGRCRLKWKALRDQYIREHKRLKDREHSELLPRWKHYDALTFLQKFIKHKTSESDVKNAVRLPKSELELDVDEHIIDSPPLPSPIEVVQHDLDQQTLPTLSGPHTQHDLHTATHDMCVVSGSSASGYDEMDIDHYIIGHTSDTGVNDDGIDINAGDDEEDRKSHQHFTEYPPSSTNNMTANNSINQQDTGSDVKTEMNEFKDIKESNIMIQQDNVSLQKQLHQHQQQSSHQLQQSQTQLVLSQQHHQPPLMKLTSQSTTHHQHLLSLDVGDETRTATLTTRDKSLMQLHHQQQPQQQINDFSNEMKHQQPQQALTSGLVKSSSANLTSNNNCGMSILNPSTSLSMEAINLQSLASSSHNSSTTTAITTHAPSTTITAASLPIADNQRATDTFGDDEVGAFFKAVAMKIRNANMSPVSFTDLQIDILRVINSTLRHN; translated from the exons ATGGCGACTCTAACATTGACTGAAACAGGTAGCACTACAACAATGCATATGCAAGCCCATCAGGATGGACATTCTCCAACTTTGGAGGAGCAGGCAAATCAATTGAAtgaacagcagcagcaattaataaatatagataaCATGGGAAGTATTAACCACGGATTAAACGAAGATGTTGTATCTATACCCAAAGAAGTTATGCTAATATCGCTGGTATCGCAAGAGCAAGCTCTTTATAATCCAAAGCATGAGTTCTATCGTAATACACATCGAAAAGATTCTAAGTGGTTAGAGATTGCTGACAATGTCGGTTGGACTG AGGCACAATGTAAATCAAAATGGAAAGCTATGCGTGACCAATATTGTCGTGAACTGAAACGCAGCAAATTTAATATCAAAGCTAAtgtaaaatggaaatatttcaaGGAATTGGAATTTTTACGACCTTTTGCTTTGTCGAGGAA cTATCGACCGCGCGCcacaaataaaaacgaaaatttaacTGGGTCGAACGGAAAAAATACTTGTAACAAATTACCAAGTATTAAAATGGAACATGGTCAATTTAGCGCGTCTGATTTTACCGCTGATAACATTTTGAGTGCAGAAGATAAGCTTGACTCAACAACTTCAGGTCTTCTAAACTCATTAAGCGATGAGCAATTGCACTCAGTGATGCAGCAACACAGTGGAAGTTGGAATTATCTCACAACGACAACGACCACAAGCGATGTTCACACTTTGGAAGGAAATGAGCACAGCCCTAATGAACTGGACGACACTAATTTACTGCAACATACACACCCGAGCTCAGAAGCTGATGATATGCTGTGCGCTTTGGTAGAAAGTGTACCGTCTACAAGTGTGCAAATGCAACAAACACAATCACACAATGAGGAAGAAGACGACGATCCCATACACACGTTCCTCAATATAGAAAGTTTCTTCGAAAAAGACCTCATTAACATGATTCAACAGGaagatattatatataataattttcatccAAATTATCGCAATGCCAAAATGAAACTTGAAGTTTGGGATGAAATTGCACGCAAACTAAAAAAGCCAG ttggCCGCTGTCGTTTGAAATGGAAAGCACTGCGGGATCAATATATCAGAGAACATAAACGACTGAAAGACCGTGAACATTCTGAATTATTGCCGCGTTGGAAGCACTATGATGCGCTTACATTCTTGCAAAAGTTTATAAAGCATAAAACAAG cGAGAGTGATGTTAAAAATGCAGTACGATTACCTAAAAGTGAATTAGAGCTTGATGTAGATGAACATATCATCGACAGTCCGCCATTGCCATCGCCAATAGAAGTAGTACAACACGATTTGGATCAGCAAACATTACCCACATTGTCAGGTCCACATACGCAACATGACCTGCATACAGCAACACATGATATGTGCGTTGTTAGTGGCAGCAGTGCTAGCGGCTACGATGAAATGGATATCGATCACTACATTATCGGACATACAAGCGATACAGGCGTCAATGATGATGGGATAGACATTAATGCTGGCGATGACGAGGAAGATCGGAAATCACATCAACATTTTACAGAGTATCCGCCAAGTTCAACAAACAACATGACTGCCAATAATAGCATAAATCAGCAGGATACCGGTAGTGACGTAAAAACGGAGATGAATGAATTCAAAGATATAAAAGAAAGTAACATAATGATACAACAAGATAATGtatcattacaaaaacaactacatcaacatcaacagcaaTCATCACATCAGCTGCAGCAGTCACAGACACAATTGGTGCTATCACAACAACATCATCAGCCACCGTTAATGAAGTTAACGTCGCAAAGCACCACGCACCACCAACATTTACTCTCTTTAGATGTTGGTGATGAAACAAGAACTGCCACACTTACCACTAGGGATAAATCCCTCATGCAACTGCATCACCAACAGCAGCCGCAGCAACAAATAAATGATTTCAGTAACGAAATGAAGCATCAACAGCCCCAACAAGCGCTTACAAGTGGTTTAGTGAAGAGCAGTAGTGCGAATTTGACTTCCAACAACAACTGTGGCATGTCAATATTAAACCCTAGCACCTCACTCAGCATGGAGGCCATCAATTTACAATCTTTGGCGAGTAGTTCGCATAATAGCTCGACGACAACAGCGATCACAACGCATGCCCCGTCCACCACCATCACTGCCGCCTCTCTTCCAATAGCTGATAATCAAAGAGCGACCGACACTTTTGGAGACGATGAGGTCGGCGCTTTCTTCAAAGCAGTTGCCATGAAAATACGCAATGCCAATATGTCGCCGGTGTCTTTTACCGACCTACAAATCGATATTTTACGCGTGATAAACAGTACATTGCGCCACAATTAG
- the LOC126762315 gene encoding chitin deacetylase 1 isoform X1, whose translation MARVLPIFSIFLLCCALATCQDSRDKLEGVDVEEVCADRPADEYFRLDTDGDCREVYRCDNAGENGNTRLANIKCAGGLAFDITRQTCDWKSNVKNCDQIEKPRKVKPILKTDEPICPEGKLSCGDGECLDKELFCNGKPDCKDESDENACSVDDDPNRAPECDPTQCALPDCFCSADGTRIPGAIEPTQVPQMITITFNGAVNVDNIDLYEDIFNGQRQNPNGCSIKGTFFVSHKYTNYSAVQDLHRRGHEISVFSLTHKDDPNYWSSGSYDDWLAEMAGARLIIERFANITDGSIIGMRAPYLRVGGNKQFEMMADQFFVYDASITASLGRVPIWPYTLYFRMPHKCNGNAHNCPSRSHPVWEMVMNELDRRDDPTFDESLPGCHMVDSCSNVASGDQFARLLRHNFNRHYNSNRAPLGLHFHASWLKSKKEYRDELIKFIEEMLTRNDVFFVTNLQVIQWMQNPTELNSLRDFQEWKEKCDVKGQPYCSLPNACPLTTRELPGETLRLFTCMECPNNYPWILDPTGDGFSV comes from the exons ATGGCGCGTGTGTTGCCAATTTTCTCTATATTTTTGCTGTGCTGTGCGCTGG CAACATGTCAAGATTCCAGAGACAAACTCGAAGGCGTTGATGTTGAAGAGGTGTGCGCCGACAGACCCGCCGACGAGTACTTCCGTCTAGATACCGACGGCGACTGTCGTGAAGTTTACAG ATGTGACAATGCCGGCGAAAACGGCAATACGCGCCTAGCCAACATTAAATGCGCCGGCGGCCTGGCGTTCGATATCACACGACAGACGTGCGATTGGAAATCGAATGTCAAGAATTGTGATCAAATTGAGA AACCACGTAAGGTTAAGCCCATATTGAAGACTGATGAGCCCATCTGCCCGGAGGGTAAACTATCCTGCGGTGATGGTGAGTGTCTTGACAAGGAACTGTTCTGTAACGGCAAGCCTGACTGCAAAGATGAGTCCGACGAGAACGCCTGCT CCGTGGATGACGATCCAAATCGCGCACCCGAGTGCGACCCCACACAATGCGCCTTGCCCGATTGTTTCTGCTCGGCTGATGGTACGCGCATACCTGGCGCCATAGAGCCCACACAGGTGCCACAGATGATAACCATCACCTTCAACGGTGCTGTCAATGTGGATAATATCGATTTGTACGAAGACATCTTCAATGGTCAACGTCAGAATCCAAATGGCTGCTCGATCAAGGGTACCTTCTTCGTTTCACACAAATATACCAATTATTCCGCTGTGCAAGATTTGCACCGTCGCGGTCACGAGATCTCGGTCTTCTCATTGACACACAAAGATGATCCAAACTACTGGAGCAGCGGTTCGTACGATGATTGGCTCGCCGAAATGGCTGGCGCTCGTTTGATTATCGAACGTTTTGCGAATATTACTGATGGTTCGATTATTGGTATGCGTGCCCCTTACTTGCGTGTCGGTGgcaacaaacaatttgaaatgaTGGCTGATCAATTCTTCGTGTATGATGCCTCAATCACCGCCTCGTTGGGACGTGTGCCCATCTGGCCTTACACACTGTACTTCCGCATGCCACACAAATGTAACGGTAACGCACATAACTGCCCATCGCGTAGCCACCCTGTGTGGGAAATGGTCATGAACGAATTGGATCGTCGTGATGACCCGACCTTCGACGAGTCGCTGCCCGGTTGCCACATGGTGGACTCGTGCTCAAACGTCGCCTCCGGCGATCAATTCGCACGTCTATTGCGTCACAATTTCAACCGTCACTACAATAGCAACCGTGCTCCATTAGGTCTGCACTTCCATGCTTCGTGGCTTAAGTCTAAGAAGGAGTACCGTGATGAGCTTATCAAATTCATCGAAGAGATGCTGACACGTAATGACGTATTCTTCGTTACCAATCTGCAAGTTATCCAATGGATGCAGAATCCAACTGAACTCAATTCACTGCGTGATTTCCAGGAATGGAAAGAGAAGTGTGATGTTAAGGGTCAACCCTACTGTTCGTTGCCCAACGCGTGTCCACTGACGACGAGAGAGCTGCCTGGAGAGACTCTGCGTCTCTTCACCTGTATGGAGTGCCCCAATAACTATCCATGGATCTTGGATCCCACAGGCGATGGTTTCTCAGTTTAA